A stretch of Cystobacter ferrugineus DNA encodes these proteins:
- a CDS encoding bifunctional riboflavin kinase/FAD synthetase translates to MKVFHGVTEARELSGCALALGNFDGVHLGHQALFAEARRHGTLVAALTFQPHPGKVLQPEMAPKLITLLPRKLELFESLGLDAAVVQPFTREYARMSPRDFEASLLDVMGARHLVVGHDFTYGAARGGTVDTLREAAAARGAQVHCVEPVTVDGLVASSSKVREYILEGRVSAAQRLLGRPFDLEGTVVRGQGRGRGIGFPTANVDTQNELRPAAGVYAIRVRFREALQAPWLPGVANIGVKPTFGINEVTIEAHLLDYSGDLYGRELRVEFLERLRAEHRFGSVAELVGQIKRDVEAARVVIARASE, encoded by the coding sequence ATGAAGGTCTTCCACGGGGTGACGGAGGCGCGTGAGCTCTCGGGTTGTGCGCTCGCGCTGGGCAACTTCGATGGCGTGCACCTGGGCCACCAGGCGCTCTTCGCCGAGGCGCGGCGCCACGGCACGCTCGTCGCCGCGCTGACGTTCCAGCCACATCCAGGCAAGGTGCTCCAGCCGGAGATGGCGCCCAAGCTCATCACCCTGCTGCCGCGCAAGCTGGAGCTCTTCGAGTCGCTCGGGTTGGACGCGGCGGTGGTGCAGCCCTTCACGCGCGAGTACGCCCGCATGTCGCCGCGCGACTTCGAGGCCTCGCTGCTGGACGTGATGGGGGCGCGCCACCTCGTGGTGGGCCATGACTTCACCTATGGGGCGGCGCGCGGCGGCACCGTGGACACCCTGCGCGAGGCCGCGGCGGCCCGGGGCGCCCAGGTGCACTGCGTGGAGCCCGTCACGGTGGATGGGCTCGTGGCCTCCTCCTCCAAGGTGCGCGAGTACATCCTCGAGGGCCGGGTGAGCGCGGCGCAGCGCCTGCTCGGGCGCCCCTTCGATCTGGAGGGCACCGTCGTGCGAGGTCAGGGACGCGGCCGGGGCATCGGTTTTCCCACCGCCAACGTGGACACCCAGAACGAGCTGCGTCCGGCCGCCGGCGTGTACGCCATCCGGGTGCGCTTCCGCGAGGCCCTCCAGGCGCCCTGGCTGCCGGGCGTGGCCAACATCGGTGTCAAGCCCACCTTCGGTATCAACGAGGTCACGATCGAGGCGCACCTGCTCGACTACAGCGGGGACCTCTATGGCCGCGAGCTCCGGGTGGAGTTCCTCGAGCGGCTGCGGGCGGAGCACCGGTTCGGCTCCGTGGCCGAACTCGTGGGACAAATCAAGCGGGACGTCGAGGCTGCCCGGGTGGTGATCGCCCGGGCATCCGAGTGA
- the trmB gene encoding tRNA (guanine(46)-N(7))-methyltransferase TrmB, whose product MARPPLLPDPVGLHLAGLDASPDWDAEFGFPGPLELEIGSGAGGHALEYCRRNPGTRFVAFEWRKKYARDTQDRGNKMGLKNLRVLEADARFHVPRLFASGSLDVIHLQFPDPWWKRAHFKRAVIQPDFARLLLDKLKPGGLFDMRTDVQDRAVNMLSILEEAGFVNPLGKGVFHPYDPEEVPSTRERRYLASGEPVYRARLRKPA is encoded by the coding sequence ATGGCCCGTCCTCCCCTGCTCCCCGATCCCGTCGGCCTGCATCTGGCCGGCCTCGACGCGTCCCCCGACTGGGACGCCGAGTTCGGCTTCCCCGGCCCCCTGGAACTGGAAATCGGCTCCGGCGCGGGCGGCCACGCCCTCGAGTACTGCCGCCGCAACCCCGGAACGCGCTTCGTCGCCTTCGAGTGGCGCAAGAAGTACGCGCGCGACACCCAGGACCGCGGCAACAAGATGGGCCTGAAGAACCTGCGCGTGCTCGAGGCCGATGCCCGCTTCCACGTGCCGCGCCTGTTCGCCTCCGGCTCGCTCGACGTCATCCACCTGCAGTTTCCCGACCCCTGGTGGAAGCGCGCCCACTTCAAGCGCGCCGTCATCCAGCCCGACTTCGCCCGGCTCCTGCTCGACAAGCTCAAGCCCGGCGGCCTCTTCGACATGCGCACCGACGTACAGGACCGCGCCGTCAACATGCTCTCCATCCTGGAGGAGGCCGGCTTCGTCAACCCGCTGGGCAAGGGCGTGTTCCACCCCTACGATCCCGAGGAAGTCCCCTCCACACGCGAGCGGCGCTACCTGGCGAGCGGCGAGCCCGTCTACCGCGCCCGCCTGCGCAAGCCCGCCTGA